In a genomic window of Streptomyces pristinaespiralis:
- a CDS encoding aminoglycoside phosphotransferase family protein — protein sequence MTLHENEIPVDETLVRSLLTAQRPEWADLPLSPAGAGTENTMYRLGDDLLVRLPRTADKGQSLRKEQEWLPRLAPLLTCPIPEPVHAGTPTAAFPTVWSVHRWIDGDQAGPDTVRDWSAFGADLAAVVGELHGIDLMGATRADDLSWYRGGGLRPCAEWIGRCFADCRATVGPELEVDTLEQLWRAALELPEPSSPHVWLHGDLKPTNLLVREGRLRAVIDFGALSVGFPDAEHSTVWDLPSQARQAYRDALSLDDVTWDRARAWAIAVGVSGISYYWHTYPAFVAECRARLGAILADAAAPRAA from the coding sequence GTGACGCTTCACGAGAACGAGATCCCGGTCGACGAGACGCTGGTCCGGTCACTGCTGACGGCGCAGCGCCCGGAGTGGGCGGACCTGCCGTTGTCGCCGGCGGGCGCGGGCACGGAGAACACCATGTACCGGCTGGGCGACGACCTGCTCGTCCGGCTGCCACGGACCGCCGACAAGGGACAGTCCTTGCGCAAGGAGCAGGAGTGGCTTCCCCGCCTGGCGCCGCTCCTCACCTGTCCGATCCCCGAGCCCGTCCACGCCGGGACACCCACCGCCGCCTTCCCCACGGTCTGGTCGGTCCACCGCTGGATCGACGGCGACCAGGCCGGCCCCGACACCGTCAGGGACTGGTCCGCCTTCGGGGCGGACCTGGCGGCGGTCGTCGGCGAACTCCACGGCATCGACCTCATGGGAGCGACGCGCGCGGACGACCTGAGCTGGTACCGCGGGGGCGGCCTGAGGCCGTGCGCCGAGTGGATCGGCCGGTGCTTCGCCGACTGCCGGGCCACCGTGGGCCCCGAGCTCGAAGTCGACACGCTGGAACAGTTGTGGCGGGCCGCGCTCGAACTGCCCGAGCCCTCGTCACCTCATGTGTGGCTGCACGGCGACCTCAAGCCGACCAACCTCCTGGTGCGGGAAGGAAGGCTCCGCGCGGTCATAGATTTCGGAGCGCTCTCCGTCGGCTTCCCCGACGCCGAGCACTCCACGGTCTGGGACCTGCCGTCCCAGGCACGACAGGCCTACCGGGACGCCTTGAGCCTGGACGACGTGACCTGGGACCGCGCCCGCGCCTGGGCGATCGCGGTGGGGGTCAGCGGGATCTCCTACTACTGGCACACCTATCCCGCCTTCGTCGCCGAATGCCGGGCACGGCTCGGGGCGATCCTCGCTGACGCCGCGGCGCCTCGAGCGGCCTGA
- a CDS encoding helix-turn-helix domain-containing protein, whose protein sequence is MASLNVGNLGEYLREQRRNAQLSLRQLADAAGVSNPYLSQIERGLRKPSAEVLQQVAKALRISAETLYVRAGILDEQERDELETRAVILADPSINERQKQVLLQIYESFRKENGLETAAAAEAHEDTAADGPRTAGTGDAEQKTN, encoded by the coding sequence ATGGCATCGCTCAACGTCGGCAATCTCGGTGAGTACCTCCGCGAACAGCGGCGCAACGCGCAGCTGTCCCTGCGGCAGCTCGCCGACGCCGCCGGGGTGTCCAATCCGTATCTGAGTCAGATCGAGCGCGGGCTGCGCAAGCCGAGCGCCGAGGTCCTCCAGCAGGTCGCCAAGGCCCTGCGGATCTCGGCGGAGACGCTGTACGTGCGGGCCGGGATCCTGGACGAGCAGGAGCGGGACGAGCTGGAGACGCGCGCCGTCATCCTCGCCGACCCCTCCATCAACGAGCGGCAGAAGCAGGTGCTTCTCCAGATCTACGAGTCCTTCCGCAAGGAGAACGGGCTCGAGACCGCCGCTGCCGCCGAAGCCCACGAGGACACCGCCGCTGACGGCCCCCGCACGGCCGGCACGGGCGATGCCGAACAGAAGACGAACTGA
- a CDS encoding DUF2516 family protein, whose translation MLADKFDFGLWMIVNLVFLVTSVAALVMAAVAREDAYRAADKKTKPFWLVILGVAVAVNLFVPMLFLSIAGLIASIVFFVDVRPALQQVSGGGRRRGGSSSDGPYGPYNGGR comes from the coding sequence ATGCTGGCTGACAAGTTCGACTTCGGGCTCTGGATGATCGTCAACCTGGTCTTCCTCGTCACGTCCGTGGCCGCCCTCGTCATGGCCGCCGTGGCGCGTGAGGACGCCTACCGTGCCGCCGACAAGAAGACCAAGCCGTTCTGGCTGGTCATCCTCGGTGTCGCGGTCGCCGTGAACCTCTTCGTCCCCATGCTCTTCCTGTCGATCGCCGGGCTGATCGCCTCGATCGTCTTCTTCGTCGACGTGCGTCCTGCCCTCCAGCAGGTCTCGGGCGGCGGCAGGCGGCGTGGCGGCTCCAGCAGCGACGGCCCGTACGGCCCGTACAACGGCGGCCGCTGA
- a CDS encoding PP2C family protein-serine/threonine phosphatase, whose product MPVPVPRQRNVPVAETAPVGAGGGDLILLVIEDDPAGTFSVPGLLDAAGARVRIRTARNLTEAERLLTDDVHCVLVDLALPGRPQDDALGALKHVLRLAPRHAVLALTASGDTELAAEAVRLGAQDHLVREELDGRLLTRAVRYAVERKRADTAQVKLAESRLRAQENARLERGLLPTPLLEGSDLRFAARYRPGRSRALLGGDFYDTVRTPDGTVHAMIGDVCGHGPDEAALGVELRIAWRALTFAGLCGDDLLSTLQQVLEHERESDEIFATLCTVDISADGRRAGLCLAGHPSPLIARHGRAAQLLPYDDGGPALGLLPRARWPRRQVELGGSWSLMMYTDGLIEGRKGPDTKQRLGQDGMLAMINRQLSAGLDGESLLEAAVGEVRELNGGDLTDDVAVLLLSRDGARR is encoded by the coding sequence ATGCCCGTACCCGTACCGCGACAGAGGAACGTCCCCGTCGCGGAGACCGCCCCCGTCGGAGCCGGCGGCGGCGACCTCATACTCCTCGTCATCGAGGACGACCCTGCGGGCACCTTCAGCGTTCCCGGTCTGCTGGACGCCGCAGGTGCGCGCGTCCGCATCCGCACCGCCCGGAACCTCACCGAGGCCGAGCGGCTGCTCACCGACGACGTCCACTGCGTCCTCGTCGACCTCGCGCTCCCCGGACGCCCGCAGGACGACGCCCTCGGCGCGCTCAAGCACGTCCTGCGCCTCGCGCCCCGGCACGCCGTGCTGGCGCTGACCGCGTCCGGCGACACGGAGCTGGCCGCGGAGGCGGTACGGCTGGGCGCCCAGGACCACCTCGTCCGCGAGGAGCTCGACGGACGCCTGCTGACCCGCGCCGTGCGGTACGCGGTGGAGCGCAAGCGGGCCGACACCGCCCAGGTGAAGCTCGCCGAGTCCCGGCTGCGCGCCCAGGAGAACGCCCGGCTCGAGCGTGGCCTGCTGCCCACTCCCCTGCTGGAGGGCTCGGACCTGCGCTTCGCGGCGCGCTACCGCCCGGGGCGCTCCCGCGCCCTGCTCGGCGGCGACTTCTACGACACCGTCCGCACCCCGGACGGCACGGTCCACGCCATGATCGGCGACGTCTGCGGCCACGGCCCGGACGAGGCGGCGCTCGGCGTGGAACTGCGCATCGCCTGGCGGGCCCTCACGTTCGCCGGACTGTGCGGCGACGACCTGCTGTCCACGCTCCAGCAGGTGCTGGAGCACGAGCGGGAGAGCGACGAGATCTTCGCGACGCTCTGCACGGTGGACATCTCCGCCGACGGGCGGCGGGCCGGGCTCTGCCTGGCGGGCCACCCGTCCCCGCTGATCGCCCGGCACGGCCGGGCCGCGCAGCTGCTCCCGTACGACGACGGCGGCCCGGCGCTCGGCCTGCTGCCGCGTGCCCGCTGGCCGCGCCGCCAGGTGGAGCTGGGCGGCTCGTGGAGCCTGATGATGTACACGGACGGGCTCATAGAGGGCCGCAAGGGGCCGGACACCAAGCAGCGACTGGGCCAGGACGGCATGCTCGCGATGATCAACCGGCAGCTGTCGGCCGGGCTGGACGGCGAGTCGCTCCTCGAGGCCGCCGTCGGCGAGGTGCGTGAACTCAACGGCGGTGACCTCACGGACGACGTGGCGGTGCTGCTGCTGAGCCGCGACGGGGCGCGCCGCTGA
- a CDS encoding C40 family peptidase: MNRRHCATAAITLVCALTLLASPGTAFAAPEPAPTTPASVTRPGALPPPPPTAPDRSLEAVRLEIDALYRKAASATDAYNLAEEQTQKQSAEIVKLAQEMAKGQARIEELKNRAGAAARAQYRAGGLPPEAQLALVDDPQLFLDGVGRIQQGQKATKDLITELTRTQADLATYTKDASAQWERLEANRAKKEKAQKEIKDRIAAAKKLEDQLEKEELATLLQLEQRAQYDAQAAWLNSGALKGVGGTASEQGREALRFATEQLGKPYVWGAEGPDSYDCSGLTSQAWAAAGRTIPRTSQEQWRLLPRVRIQDMRPGDLIIYHSDASHVGMYIGDGAIIHAPRPGRNVTVAGAGSMSILGVVRPDK; this comes from the coding sequence GTGAACCGACGCCACTGTGCCACTGCCGCGATCACACTGGTCTGCGCTCTGACGCTGCTGGCGTCCCCCGGCACGGCCTTCGCGGCCCCCGAGCCCGCCCCGACGACACCGGCGTCCGTCACCCGGCCGGGGGCGCTCCCGCCGCCCCCGCCCACCGCGCCGGACCGGTCGCTCGAGGCGGTCCGCCTGGAGATAGACGCCCTCTACCGCAAGGCCGCGTCCGCGACGGACGCGTACAACCTCGCGGAGGAACAGACCCAGAAGCAGTCTGCCGAGATCGTGAAGCTCGCGCAGGAGATGGCCAAGGGCCAGGCCAGGATCGAAGAACTGAAGAACCGCGCGGGCGCGGCCGCCCGCGCCCAGTACCGCGCGGGCGGGCTGCCCCCCGAGGCGCAGCTCGCGCTCGTCGACGATCCCCAGCTGTTCCTCGACGGCGTCGGCCGCATCCAGCAGGGCCAGAAGGCCACCAAGGACCTGATCACCGAACTGACCCGCACACAGGCGGACTTGGCGACGTACACCAAGGACGCCAGCGCCCAGTGGGAGAGGCTCGAGGCCAACCGCGCCAAGAAGGAGAAGGCCCAGAAGGAGATCAAGGACCGGATCGCCGCCGCCAAGAAACTCGAGGACCAGCTCGAGAAGGAGGAGCTGGCGACGCTCCTGCAGCTGGAACAGCGGGCGCAGTACGACGCACAGGCCGCCTGGCTGAACTCCGGCGCGCTGAAGGGCGTGGGCGGCACGGCGAGCGAACAGGGCCGCGAGGCGCTCCGGTTCGCCACCGAGCAGCTCGGCAAGCCGTACGTGTGGGGCGCCGAGGGACCGGACTCCTACGACTGCTCGGGGCTCACCTCACAGGCGTGGGCCGCCGCCGGCCGGACCATCCCCCGCACCTCGCAGGAACAGTGGCGGCTGCTGCCCCGGGTCCGCATCCAGGACATGCGCCCCGGCGACCTGATCATCTACCACTCGGACGCCAGCCATGTCGGTATGTACATCGGCGACGGCGCGATCATCCACGCGCCCCGGCCCGGCAGGAACGTGACCGTGGCCGGAGCCGGATCGATGTCCATCCTCGGCGTCGTCCGCCCCGACAAGTGA
- a CDS encoding class I SAM-dependent methyltransferase: MDRPVGTATRGTTNPNRLRRMDRWIAHAHGPALRHADPAPVAVDLGYGAAPWTAVELLQRLRTADPRCEVVGIEIDPARVSAARPYERAGLAFRHGGFEVPTTGRPSLIRAANVLRQYDESEVAAVWARLCGRLAPGGLLVEGTCDEIGRRHVWVALGPEGPRTVTFATRLGSLERPSDLAERLPKALIHRNVPGEPVHAFLRDFDRAWAAAAPYASLGARQRWIKAVTDLAGSWPLADDRRRWRQGEVTVKWAAIAPNSG, encoded by the coding sequence ATGGACCGCCCCGTCGGCACCGCGACCCGCGGGACGACCAACCCCAATCGGCTGCGCCGCATGGACCGCTGGATCGCGCATGCGCACGGCCCCGCCCTGCGCCACGCCGACCCGGCCCCCGTGGCCGTCGACCTCGGGTACGGGGCGGCCCCGTGGACGGCGGTGGAACTGCTGCAGCGGTTGCGCACCGCCGATCCCCGGTGCGAGGTCGTCGGCATCGAGATCGACCCCGCGCGGGTCAGTGCCGCGAGGCCCTACGAGCGTGCGGGGCTCGCCTTCCGCCACGGCGGCTTCGAGGTGCCGACGACGGGGCGGCCCTCGCTCATCAGGGCCGCCAATGTGCTGCGGCAGTACGACGAGTCCGAGGTGGCCGCCGTGTGGGCGCGGCTGTGCGGCCGGCTGGCCCCCGGCGGCCTGCTGGTGGAGGGCACCTGCGACGAGATCGGGCGGCGGCACGTATGGGTGGCGCTCGGCCCGGAGGGGCCCCGGACGGTGACGTTCGCGACCCGGCTCGGCTCGCTCGAACGCCCCTCCGACCTCGCGGAGCGGCTGCCCAAGGCGCTCATCCACCGCAACGTGCCGGGGGAGCCGGTGCACGCCTTCCTCCGGGACTTCGACCGGGCGTGGGCGGCGGCGGCCCCGTACGCGTCGCTGGGGGCCCGGCAGCGCTGGATCAAGGCCGTGACGGACCTCGCGGGCAGCTGGCCGCTGGCGGACGACCGGAGACGGTGGCGGCAGGGAGAGGTGACCGTGAAGTGGGCGGCAATCGCACCGAATTCGGGATGA